In Zingiber officinale cultivar Zhangliang chromosome 9B, Zo_v1.1, whole genome shotgun sequence, the genomic window AAGGAGGGGGAGTTGGCGATCGATGTTCTAAGTATGGGCATGGATCGACTTTTGGATGATGATTGGGATGAGTAGGCAAGAGGAGAGGGTACTCTTTGTTTGTTGCTTGCATGGGAAAGAGATGTGCAAGCTAAGGAGGCAAGGTGTGGTGGGTGGTGGGAACCATGGGAAGAGCATGTATGATTGCACCATCAAACTCGATATGATTAGAGGTGGACAATCGAAAACTCCATGAAAAGTGCCCAATCTTTAGGCCTAGCTCGGAGTGATCGAGCTAGAGATGAATGCATGTTGTAGTCGAGGCAAGAAGGTCGCTAAGCTAACTAATCTCTCGCGGTGTCTTCTTCGATAAGTATAATTGACCTAGGCTATATGAAAAACTCAAAGTACAAAACCAATAATGTTAGATATAATTTGAATGGATCCGAAATAAGATGGTAGTCATTGTGAAAATAGATTCTAAAGGTATATATAATTGACATATAGATAAAGAAAAAGGCCTCTTTTAGCTTTTAGGCTTCTCGTGGTCAATTTTACATCtagaatttgaaaagattttctatgtttaaatatataattttggggAAAAAATCAAAAGACATCCCAGATTTATCAAATTGTCAAATGGAcatcgttttttttttaaaaaaaaaaacagttaaaAGGGTGCCCCACTTTTTAAGAATATCAAAACTTTCAGCGCTCTATAACTAACTATTATAATATGTAGTGATTACAATATGTAACAATTAATACAACACTATTATAGTATTGCATTATTTACTTAGTAGATtttataactattttaaaataattttaatgaaatttaaataattttgattaagttgataAAGAGTGCTTtgttataataatatttaaaatttaaaatttagggtTTATTTATTACTGTCTAGTAGTTATTTAGTagcttttataattattttagagtgattttaataaaatttaaataatttaactaatttcataaataatattttgatataataatatttagagttgaaaatttgaaatatagatttaaaatttagttataaTTATGTAGTAGCTACTTAAGCTTCTATaactatttaaaaataattttgattaatttaaaataattttaataaaattttaagtaatttgataagttgataaataatattttatgtataataattttaattaaaataaaataattaatttttaatgttatAACAGCTAGTAGTTGCTATTGCAACAAGGTTGAAAGCAATCTCAAAAAGTGGGatgcccttttaatttttttttgtaaaatgaaCGTTCATCTGACAGTTTGATAAATTTAGGGTGTCATTTTAATCATTgccctattatttttttattcttttgcaAAACTATAGCTTAATACAAAGATAATCATCTTCGATTTACATGTTGATCCGGTCCGAAAGTGGGAAGCTAGGGAGGTGGTCATTTCATTGACCAACTGTAGACCTCGCTCCGTCCTACAACACAAATAACATCAGTGCTGAGTCAGGGAAGGAGTCCCCAACGTTGCCCCtcggacgctcaagtcagtcaccaaaaAATGTGAAGAAGCAGAGCAACAGTAACACTATGCGCAAACAGTAGATAATACGTACCTCCGCCGATGAtggacccctttatatagagccttaGTGGATAACGTGCACGCTTTTTGAGGCATGGACACGCTCACCCATGTGTCCCATGAAAGGATTTTGTCAAAAAAGTActtctgacaccataccttaacatgacatgcatatccctgacgcgATAGTAGAAGCTTCTGCCGTACGATCCGTCTGTCGACCATGTCTCGTGTCAAcaacactatctcccaaaaggatgtcgaaataTACTACAGTGGTTCCGTTGCTTGACCGAGCAGGGTAATCGCTCAGCCTGGACTCTGCTCCATTCATGGTCAGGTCTTGCTACTTGGCCGAACAGGGTAGCCGCTCGACCGGGACCACTCCGCTCTATCAACCTCCGTGGTTCTTCTATGCGCTGACCATGTAGTAACATATCATTCCTCGCTCAAACCAGTTAGACGATCTCCCTCAGCGTCCTGCTACTCCACATTGAGTGTTGGCTGTCTTGCGTATTATCCCGAGCCAGCACGGAGGTCTGCTCAGACCCGTCTCCTGTCAGTCAGGGCCTGACTGTCTGACTAGCTATTGAAATTGTCTCTCGTTCGACCCTTTGACATCCGGATATTGACCACCTTGATTTTAATTTCCATCTTGATAGTTAACCCCATATCAGATAGACCTTCTTCCATCGCTGCATCACATGTGTTGTGGATTGCACAGTACACATATGGGCACACGAAGGTTACACAAGGCGCCCCAAGGGTCTATTCAACTTAGGAAAGAACTATACAAATACCAAACTCTCTACAGTTTGAAAGTTGTTCATTTCTTTTTTCAAAAATCCTCCGCAACACCCGAGTACCTCAATAAAGATTCAAATTCGACAATAGGTCCACCACTAATAGTGTTATGGCTCTAAATTCAACCTAAGTGTTAGGTTCGATTAATCTAACAAATTTGAAGTACTAATGTTTCAAATAGATGTGACCTACATCGTCCAAATGATCCAAcgataccaaataaatttgaATGACTGTAACCTAAAGGATAGACTCAAACAAAGAATATCAATCTATCTATTtatctaaattatatatatatatatatatatatatatatatatatacacgaatTTCAAAGCACAATGACTTCTTGATCCACCGTCCAAGTTCGCACGGACATTTTCCTCATGGTTTATACTTTCAAGTCCTGCTGCATTCGTACACGCGAGCGACGCCCCATTTTGCACCGTCCGAGTGTGTGGACAATTTCGGACCAAGCGCGGCGGGACCGGGTTCGCCACCCGCCAATCGCACCCACGTACAATCGATGCCTGCCGAGTCCAAAAGAGAAGATTCCTCCGATGCAACGTCCCCTCCTTCGGTCGCGTCCAGACCACGTGGACGGTCCGATCTCGATCGCAGCCCCCTCACAAACGGCTCCACGTTCGAACGGTCTTGGTTAGGACCGTTAAGTTCGTACACCTGCGGACGTAATTATTGGATAACGCGGTCGTGACGGCCGTTTCAGTTTTCCAAGTAATGGCCGTACGATGGAGATCGGACGGTATGTGATCGTGATCTGATTGTGGGAGTCAGTGTTACGCCGTAACAGTGATGGCACCGTTTGATCGCCGTTAGAGGGTGAGAGAGAGGTCCCCGCCGATCGGCTTTATATCCGGTCTCGCCGTCAAATCAGATCCGCTCACCGCGCTCGCGTCGTTTCTCACCTCCTCTCGCGTCGCGGCGGAAGACGGTGGCGATGGGGAAGCGATCGGAGAAATGCGGAGGGAATGGGGAATTGGCGGCCAGGAGGTCCGGGCTCGCGGCGACGTGCGGCCGCCGGAGTCGGAAGAGGAGGAGGGCGGCGGTGGCGAAGCGGGAGCGCCGGATTCCCCACCGGGAGCTCCGGAAACGAAGCGGTGGACTCCGGCCTCCGATCGACGAGCTGGCTAGGGGGAGTTTAGGCGGCCGCCGGTGCAAATCGAGCCCCGATCTCGGTCGCATCTCTCGCTGCTCCAGCGACGCCTCCTCCGAAGCGTCGACGACTCCATCGCGGTCGTCGGAGGTATAATTATCTTCAGAATTCGACTTACGTTGCTTCCATAGAGCTAAGAAATCTCATCCcggattttctttctcagcttgGGCAGCGACGCGACGCTGCTTCGCTTTTCCGATCCAACGGCGAAAGGTTAATTTTCGCTAGTTTCTCTTCTCATTTTGTTAGTTTTCACCCATTTAATTCCATGTTCTAGACTGAATTCTTTCTTAATTTTGTTAATTCAGAGAAGAAACGACGGCCTCGGGCAACCACCGAGGCGAGACTAGCGATGTGGACTCCACGGTGGAGACGGATCCGTGCAGGAGGCGTTGGGCCGCAGCGACACCGCCGGAGGCGGAGCTGGAAGAGTTCTTCGCAACGGCAGAGAGAAATCTGCGTCAGCGATTCGCCGAGAGGTAAGTAATCAATTAATTCAACCCCGAAACAAACTAAATTCCTCCGATTTGCAACACCAGAGCTCAACCAttcctcaacctaaacctctctCTCCCGGCGCCTCATCGCAGGTACAACTTCGACGTCGTCAACGACGTGCCCATGGCCGGTCGCTTCGAGTGGATTCCATTAACTCCCTGAAGAAAACCAGAAAAAAAACCAAGACTCTTCAATTCCCTCCCCTGTCAGTTCCCTCTAATCAATTGCGCCATTCAAACTCCCTGTACAGCTACCTCGTGCCCGCGGCCGCATTTCCCTAATTTCCTAATCTAATTTCTCGCACTGACACTGATGCAACCGCATGATGGCAACAGGCGGAGTCCTTCTCTCTCTCCCCTTTTGAACTCAAGCGTTGAGATTCCTTTTTCTCAGAAAACTGCTCCTTTTCCAGCGCATCTGAGTTGGGAATGAGTAAAATCATGAATCTCGCTTCAAATTCCACGAGCATCGCCATTAAAATAAGCCTGACTGCGATTGCTTCGGATCTGCTGCGCAATGTGCGCATGTGATCCTCCGGGGGAAGGAATGTCACTGTACTCAAAGTCAACATTTCATATCCCTCCCTctctctgatttttttttttgtttttgttttccttcatcatcatcatcatgatcatgctccttttttttttccttattctgGTCAACTCGTTTTGATGGCTTGCTTGATTAAATCTTCTTCCAGTTTTTTTTAATCCTAAAGTGATGATGATCCACTCGATTGCTCTGAATATGATTTCAGTCGAGTACACTTTTTCTGAAAGATGATTTTTGCTGATTGGTGTACTGTGTCTGTGATGTCCTCTGGTGTCGAGTAGAACATATGCTGAAATTAATTGCAAATAGGGGTTAAGGATTGCTGTCATCTCTTTTGTTGCTTGATCATAAATTTTCTTCTGTACCATGCAAATTAAAGTGAACTGTTTGAAGAAGAATCTCATGTGTTCACTGTTTGTAAAATAAAGGCAGGGAATCTAGTGGACTTGTAGTTGCTTGTAGCTTAATTGTGGAATGTACTTCTTTCATcaacaaggaaaaatatatatattttttttgtcggTGAAAGATtgtaaatttttatggaaaatcCTTTTTTGACTGAATGATCGATCTAAATTTAGCTCTAACCGATGATGTTCATCGTAGGAAATCTTTCAATTAGTTGATGTTTATTGTTTGAAAATAAAGGTAGGGATCTAGTGAACTTGTAGTTATTGCTACGTGGCTTAATTGAAAAAAGGGAATTTTTTTCGGTGAAagattgtgatttttttttaatgaaaaatacTTTTTGTAACTGTTTTAACTGATGATGATTATGTCAGGAAAGCTTAATTGTAGAATGTATCTTACACCAACTAGAAAAAAAGGGAaaatattctctttttttttctcgtgTGAAAGATTATGAATTTTTATGAAATGCCCTTTTGACTGTCATTGAAATTTAGCTCTCAAACCGATGatgattataaattatttattaagttatattaatttaaataattctaaCACATTCTTAACAGatttaaaatatgaattttttgattattttataataattaaataatatagcCGTTCACCTCTTAAATTCTAAATATATCacctaattaaattatatatactcATGCCGCCACCATTTTAACATTACATTGAtaattaaaatctaaaataagtggaatgttttttaaaaatatacttaaaaattattctttactatttaaaatattttactatttaaattaagttatttAGGTAAGATCGCTAGACTTTTTTAATTGACTCAATTTGACTAACTCATTCAAGAAAAATTGgcacttgatttttcttttcttttttttttaataaatgaaaCATcacttgaattttaatttatttattctgGTTTATAATTTCCAACCAACAAAATTCCAAGTAAATTAATAGCACCATTAATATTGAcgtgctaagtttttttttttcaaaaagaataaaataaaattcaattaataattttcgtttaaaatataatttattgacATGCTCGCCTTCCTGCGCATTTCGGATATTCCCACTCCTTCCCTTCTATTCTACGCCACTCTCCCTGCTCTCCCGGCGCACGTTAGCCCCATACTTCTGCTCTCTCTGGTTCTAGAGAGAGAGCGACTCCGGCGATCTGCGATTGGGAATTGCGGGAGATGTGGGGGCAGGGAGGGCGGTTCTACTGGGCGGATAAGGAGGGCGAAGTGGGGATTGTGGTGGTGTTCGCGTGGCTGTCGAGCGAGGAGCGGCACCTCAATCCCTACGTGCGCCTCTACTCGTCCTACGGGTGGCGCTCCCTCATCTGCCATGCCGATTTCTTCACCTTGTAAGTGCGATTGAGTTTTCTTCCTTTTCCCCCCTTCCTTATGCTGCTCAGATGCTTTGGTTGAATTCTGTGGACGATTCAAGATCTGTAGTCTACTTAAAGAGATTTTCCACTAAACAAAGCTAAGCGTTCTCGCTTGTGTTTTCTGTTTAATAGATTTACTTCCGGACTTGATGAGAActgagaaaagaaagaaaaaagatgaGAGGAAGAATCAAATCTCTCATTTTTCTTGCCTTAATTATGTACCATTGTGGATACTGAAACCCTTAACTGTAGAGTTCACCTTAATTATGCAGCATCTCATGGACATCCACACTTGCTGACTGCAATCCATGCTAATCTAGTTCAACCCTACTTAGCTATTGTTAGCTCCGCTTGAAGTTATTGTATGTCTGCAATTGCTCATGAACTCTATGCTTGCAACTTAGATTTCTGAGTTCAAACATATGTACCTTGAGTTAAACTTAGAGTTTTACAAGTATGACCCTTGAGTCAATAACTAAGATTTGatgccaacaaaaaaaaaaaaaaactaattgaaattgagattaagaTGTCTTGGAAAGGCATGGTAAGATAAATTAGTTTCGGTCGAGTTTAATGATATAGTGTCATTTGTATTCAACTCAAATTTTGCAATTGCAGTTAGTGAAATACATCATTAAAATAGATATGCGAAACAATACATTTCTAAAAAATGCTGTTTGTATTTGGCTATTTGCAATGTTTCATGAGCAGGTTGTTTAATTCCTTATGCAGATTTTTTCCTGACAAGGCTGCATCATTAGCTGATAGTCTCCTCAATGAGCTTTTGCAGGTAATTGCATTGTTAGATGACTAGTGCATGCAGTACTTTCTTTTATTAGAAAGAACTCAGAGTAATGCCTTGTGATGGTGTGAGCCTATCATGGAAATGTTCTAAAGAATGAACACCTCATATTTTAAATGGGTATTCTTATCGGCATGAATTGATGAATGCTCTCTGCGAAGTTTGGATTTAATTTATCCTGTCACCTGCGAATATTGGGCAGTAGTTGAGGAGAGAAGAAATTTTAAGTGAATCATTTAGTTGCTGTggctcagattttttttttttcactctgTTGTTGGCACTCTTATATTTTAAACTACAGGATCATGAGAATTTGTTGTTGGCTTGCTTCATGTAAGAAGCATTGAGGAAGTTGTTGTCAAAATTCATGATCTGTGGTTTCCTTTCTCTTAGCAAAGTATTCATTTAGGCAGTAACTCTAAAATATCATAACAAGAATACTGCTAGATGAAAAGAGTAGTTTAATTTTGATAGAGATTcttaaatttttgtttttttgcCAAAAAGTTATTTCATATATTAAAACTTGGTTTTAGTTTGGTAATGTATTTGCTTTATTTCGGTTGTAGTTTTTTTTCACTCCATTGTCAGACTTGTTTGATCTACAGTGGTCATTCAGTACCATCAATATACTTTTCCAAGATTTGCTTTCAAATTAAATGACCATGGTTGTGTTTTGGGATTCTGGTGATGGATTAACAGGAACTAAAGAGTAGGCCGTTACCCATCGTCTTTTCTGCTTTTTCTGGGGGACCAAAAGGTTGCATGTACAAGGTTCTTCAGGTCTGATTCTTCACCAAATATACAGGCTGTTGGTCGACATAGTttcttaattttgttaaaataatattaagaatTTCATTTTCCTGTGATTTCCAGTTAATTGATGGTCAATGCAAAGGGCAACTTGTTCTAGTAAGTTCTTTTCTTGAGTGAAATGAATAGCCTTCCATAGTTATTATTAGTATCAAATAGTTACATGGAGTTTAAACAGTGCAAACCAATCAAGTGGGATCAGAGATGATTATATTTTCAGTTATCTACTTGTCTTAGAGCAACTTTTGAGTTCTTTTAGTCTCTTTCAACTGAATTACTGTTATTTCAAGTTGTcaatctctttcttcttccaggATGATTATTGGCTTGTAAAAGATTGTTTATGTGGTCACATATACGACTCAAGTCCAGTTGATTTTACGAGTGATCTGGGCACTCGATTTGTCCTCCATCCATCTGTGCTGAAAAGGCCCCACCCTCCTAGAGTTGTTTCATGGATGGCAAAAGCCTTGGCAACTGGTTTGGATTCTCTCTTCATAAGAAGATTCGAGGCTGAGCGTGCTGATTATTGGCAAACTCTCTATTCTTCAGTCGTAAAGCTCTGAATCATTCATCCACTACTGTTTTACTTTAAAAACTGTATATTATCTAACACATGGATTTCATATGCTAATATCCAGAACATTGGCCCATTCCTTATCTTCTGTTCTGAAGACGATGAGCTTGCTCCTGCCCGCGTGATTTGTGATTTTGCTCAGCGCCTGCAAGAGCTTGGTGGTGATGTTGAACTAATAAAATGGAAGAGCTCTCCTCATGTCGGTATGTGTATTTTGTTGTTTTAAGCTGAAATGTTTAAGATTCCAAGTAATAAATTACTTGAGTTCCGCAAGCTAAGTTTTACAAAGTTATAGGCGGCTGATAAAATGATGGTTCAACTGAGACATCTCAAGTGTATTTTTAAAACTTCAATATTAACTTGGCTTCAAGTGGTTAATCGAAATGCCCAATAGAATATTTTTTTCTGAATTTGTCGTTAGTTTCTACTATTGAATTATCAAATCTTTTTATCCGGCTGACATAAATCCTTGAACAGGCCATTACAAATTTCATGCATCTGAATACAGAAACAGTGTGGTTGAGTTGCTCGGCAAGGCAGCTTCAACCTATGCTCAGAGGCGGCTGCGGTCACAGAACAAGGAGGGTCTTTTCATCCCAGAGTCTGTTTGCAGTCTCCATAAAGCTGCAGCGAGCTCGAACGAGAGCCTAAAAGGGCTAACACTTGACCCAAGTGACGATTTCTTCTTATCAAGTTCCACCGAGTGTAACGATGGCAGGGACACAAGGTTGCAAAGTGAAGAACTGTTCCACACGCTAAACATTCCGAGCATCAATCCTCATGGTGTTCTGGGTAAGATACTTTTCGATGTTTGTGTTCCAAAGAACATAGAAGGATGGGATATAAAGCCCTCTACATCATTCAAAGGAACACAAGCATTTTCTCATACTCATCGACATGGCTTTTTCTCCCCACGGAAATGCTTACGACGATCTAGATTGTAAGAGTTTTAAATAGAAATGGAAGGATTGTTAAAGTCGCTGGTTATGTACATTCACAGTTGTAATAATGATCTTGTTCAATGAAGATGAAGTTTAGTTTTTGAGTCGATAGACATTTCTGAACTCCGACCTTATTAGCTTCGTCGCAATAAGTAACACTACAATCATTGTCGTCGTCTCGGCTAGCACCTAATCAAATCAGGCCACTTCTAACCCTTGTTCTCAAACAATTTGATCATTGTAATAGTAAAATTAGGTTCGACTTGAAGTTTCTTATAGTAGATTCGTTGATGAAGTCGCTTCCATCAATGTCGGAGATGTTTGTAGGGGCTTGGATCATCCATctcctaaactaagcatgcccaACATGGTATACGTGACCATCTCAAACTTCATGATCATCTCTTCCTCTTGCCAAATAATTGACTTCCATCCACTTAGGGTGGTTTTTCGACTTTGTGATCGATTTTGCTAGCTCAACTTGGTTATTGAGTTGCTCGAACAAATCTGGTTTTCAATCCATTGGCGGATCCAGGATTTTAGGTTTTGGGGGGGCGCATACTAAGTgacgaaaataattattatacgtTGTATTCGAATACCACATGGTTAAGACTACCGGAGAGGAGGCAGAAGGTGCCTACAAGCAAGCGGACTGAGCTAATGACAGAGTTAGGGTCTTGGGGAAGTTTCGGCCGTCAAAAGAGTAGAACTCGATGGACACGACCAAGTGCCAAAGGAGTAGAGTTCACATAAAAATAGAGTGAATGACCCACGATCCACCTAATGAGAAAAaatatctcaatttggccgaaatatATGAACACACGAAAACCTTCAAAAGTCTTCTTTATGCACGAAGCAAATGCTATGAATTTATATAAACTTATTTTGATTACTTATCTAACAAGAGTTTTCTCTAAAACCAAAGTTCTATGAAATAAAAGTGACGCTCGTTTCTTCATTAATTTACTTAAGAAGTTTCATATTTCTTATCAGTCTTATGTCGAAACTCTTTCTTGTATTATTCaattttagataaattatttCAACAAAATTATTCTCATAATTTACTGTCTTAAAATTCTTATAAGGATTTGTATTATCTTTTAAGGAAACTATCATAAGTTCTCCTATAAtatcttttaattattttctaaCGTCATGTGCTAAAAATAATTTATGACATTAATCATTAATATAATATAGTATAACTTTAATCCAGTTCTTAATGTGTAATATAATGTTAGCAGGTGCATGTAGTTGAAAAAATATCATATGATAAGTAAAAAGTTATATAAGAGAACAAATTATGTGGTAAAAAAGGTAATTCGCTCACCTAGTGCACTCGTCAACCTGTCCTTAGGCCAACACGgagaaaataaataatggatgatTACTAACCATTAGTGTAGATGACCAAGGTATGGAAAAGACATGCTCATGGATATGGACGAACATGGATGGGGGCAGACATGGACGAAGCCAGAATCCGTCCTGGCTTCTCACATGAGCAATATTGATGTCTTCGTTTGAGGTTGGTGATATATTGCCATTGTTTTGCATTAGTATACAATTTATGCAAGTTAATTCTACTAATGTTCGTCATGTGTTTATCGTGTTCGGGTCGTGTGTTAACTATTTTTTGCGTCGATCTTGTATATCACTTATGGTGTCATGTCGCTACATTTCTTCTATCTTCTATTGGTTTTGAAATCCCTGAGTCTTGTTTGAAAAGATCCAAATATTGTGTGGGTATTGAACATGTTATACACCAAAACTAATcgacttattttttttcttatgtaattgattaatttaatccCTTGGAgggattaatcaaattaaaattatggttaatatatatatatatatatatatatatatcgacctTGACGTAACGGCAAAATTATTATCGTATGATCTTGTGGTCATGAGTTTAAGTAGTAAAACTAACCTTTTATAATGTAGGATAAAATTGTATACAATAGATCTAATTAATATACTTTGATATAGGGGTACAAACAagctaaataatataaaaatattgatatttgagtttgagttaaaaaaaatatatgtgatATTCGAATTCGATTTGAAGcttaaaaat contains:
- the LOC122025107 gene encoding uncharacterized protein LOC122025107, translating into MWGQGGRFYWADKEGEVGIVVVFAWLSSEERHLNPYVRLYSSYGWRSLICHADFFTLFFPDKAASLADSLLNELLQELKSRPLPIVFSAFSGGPKGCMYKVLQLIDGQCKGQLVLDDYWLVKDCLCGHIYDSSPVDFTSDLGTRFVLHPSVLKRPHPPRVVSWMAKALATGLDSLFIRRFEAERADYWQTLYSSVNIGPFLIFCSEDDELAPARVICDFAQRLQELGGDVELIKWKSSPHVGHYKFHASEYRNSVVELLGKAASTYAQRRLRSQNKEGLFIPESVCSLHKAAASSNESLKGLTLDPSDDFFLSSSTECNDGRDTRLQSEELFHTLNIPSINPHGVLGKILFDVCVPKNIEGWDIKPSTSFKGTQAFSHTHRHGFFSPRKCLRRSRL
- the LOC122025515 gene encoding cyclin-dependent kinase inhibitor 7-like; the encoded protein is MGKRSEKCGGNGELAARRSGLAATCGRRSRKRRRAAVAKRERRIPHRELRKRSGGLRPPIDELARGSLGGRRCKSSPDLGRISRCSSDASSEASTTPSRSSELGQRRDAASLFRSNGEREETTASGNHRGETSDVDSTVETDPCRRRWAAATPPEAELEEFFATAERNLRQRFAERYNFDVVNDVPMAGRFEWIPLTP